Proteins from a genomic interval of Desulfuromonas thiophila:
- a CDS encoding response regulator transcription factor translates to MNAHKVLIVDDSSLARLMLRQIFGQHFPAWQIIEARNGAEALEQVRQEHPQLALLDYNMPDTNGLDLALELLQLEPDLPIHLVTANIQDVTRQRAEAAGIGFVCKPICRDSLAPLLAGISP, encoded by the coding sequence ATGAATGCGCACAAGGTTCTGATCGTTGACGACAGCAGTCTGGCCCGCCTGATGCTGCGCCAGATTTTTGGCCAGCACTTTCCCGCCTGGCAGATTATTGAAGCCCGCAACGGGGCCGAAGCTCTTGAACAGGTTCGGCAGGAACACCCACAACTGGCCCTGCTCGATTACAACATGCCGGACACCAATGGCCTCGATCTGGCGCTGGAGCTTCTGCAGCTGGAGCCGGACCTGCCCATCCACCTGGTGACCGCCAACATCCAGGACGTCACCCGGCAGCGGGCCGAAGCCGCCGGGATCGGCTTTGTCTGCAAGCCCATCTGTCGCGACAGTCTCGCGCCCCTGCTGGCCGGCATAAGCCCATGA